In one Saccharibacillus brassicae genomic region, the following are encoded:
- a CDS encoding phosphotransferase family protein, protein MTHPFARRIQDCYPEMPIVDVQTEHAAQRHIVFTVNYRLIFRFAITPTTAEAMRWETEVLLPAVARAASLPVPRPERCSFERLEPGAAFMGYARIDGEPLWPETLGSLEEPDVIEQAAEVIAAFLYALHTLDLPAGHERRLEDDEDEVAEQEDLRTLPADKLHGRILGELFERLSLRSRQRFEREYAAFRSGYAETAPSRCWIHGAFGPAHLLWDAQEEAVAGVVGFGSARIDDPALDLADVLFAYGPSFFARCAERYPGGEALAKRAVFHAGLMPLREALHGLDTDDAESLQYGLEAYERETAAASGV, encoded by the coding sequence ATGACCCATCCTTTTGCGCGCCGCATTCAGGACTGTTATCCCGAGATGCCGATCGTGGACGTGCAGACCGAACATGCCGCGCAGCGTCATATCGTGTTTACGGTCAATTACCGCCTGATTTTCCGTTTTGCCATAACTCCGACGACAGCGGAGGCGATGCGGTGGGAGACAGAGGTGCTGCTGCCCGCCGTCGCCCGCGCCGCCTCCCTGCCGGTTCCGCGCCCGGAGCGCTGTTCGTTCGAGCGGCTTGAACCGGGAGCGGCTTTTATGGGCTATGCACGGATCGACGGCGAACCGCTGTGGCCCGAGACGCTCGGCAGCCTGGAGGAGCCGGACGTTATCGAACAGGCGGCGGAAGTCATCGCGGCGTTTTTGTATGCGCTGCATACGCTGGACCTGCCGGCCGGGCATGAACGTCGACTTGAGGACGACGAAGACGAAGTGGCGGAGCAAGAAGACCTGCGCACGCTGCCAGCGGACAAACTGCACGGGCGCATCTTGGGCGAACTGTTCGAGCGGTTGAGCCTGCGATCGCGGCAGCGGTTCGAACGGGAGTACGCGGCGTTTCGCTCCGGGTACGCGGAGACGGCGCCAAGCCGCTGCTGGATTCACGGCGCGTTCGGACCCGCCCATCTGCTGTGGGACGCGCAGGAAGAAGCGGTAGCGGGCGTCGTCGGTTTCGGATCGGCCCGGATCGATGATCCGGCGCTCGATCTGGCCGACGTGCTGTTCGCTTACGGACCTTCCTTTTTCGCCCGATGCGCGGAGCGTTATCCCGGCGGCGAGGCGCTGGCGAAGCGGGCGGTGTTCCATGCCGGTCTCATGCCGCTGCGCGAAGCGCTGCACGGCCTTGATACGGACGACGCGGAATCGCTGCAATACGGCTTGGAAGCGTACGAACGGGAGACGGCCGCCGCGAGCGGCGTTTGA
- a CDS encoding NUDIX hydrolase — MAVTEILDIFNERRELIGTAARSEVHERGLWHQVFHCWIVSGSAAAGWQLLFQLRHPDKESFPDKLDTSSAGHLLAGETPEDGLRELEEELGLNARYEQLVYCGLHRDEYRISEHYMDREFTHVHLHRCDLPLEAYRVQHSEISGLFRVEAEAFRELIEGRRTTLSAKGLTYDDQLRPVFEERSVTLDDFTDNTPEYYGLVFGALEGLDGSES; from the coding sequence ATGGCCGTCACGGAAATTTTGGACATTTTCAACGAACGCCGCGAGCTTATCGGAACGGCAGCCCGCAGCGAAGTGCACGAACGGGGACTCTGGCATCAGGTGTTTCACTGCTGGATCGTGTCGGGTTCGGCGGCGGCCGGCTGGCAGCTGCTGTTCCAACTGCGCCATCCGGACAAGGAATCGTTCCCGGACAAGCTCGATACGTCGAGCGCGGGGCATCTGCTGGCAGGCGAGACGCCGGAAGACGGCCTGCGCGAGCTGGAAGAAGAACTCGGCTTGAACGCCCGTTACGAGCAGCTGGTCTACTGCGGGCTGCACCGGGACGAATACCGCATCTCCGAACATTATATGGACCGCGAGTTCACGCATGTGCATCTGCATCGCTGCGACCTGCCGCTTGAAGCGTACCGGGTACAACATAGCGAAATATCCGGACTGTTCCGGGTCGAAGCGGAGGCGTTCCGCGAGCTGATCGAAGGGAGACGGACGACGCTGTCGGCCAAAGGGTTGACCTACGACGATCAGCTTCGCCCGGTATTCGAGGAGCGTTCGGTGACGCTGGACGATTTCACCGACAATACGCCCGAATATTACGGATTGGTGTTCGGCGCGCTTGAGGGTTTGGACGGTTCGGAAAGTTAG
- a CDS encoding adhesin gives MNITDDAKIFIEREMLKTGIPTLRVLSSGRSCSCCGPGFLVKLGHAEQNDRMLTVNGLEVAYEPHAVSFVDTVTLDLLVDGRGTGLVMRSDDRCAL, from the coding sequence GTGAACATTACCGACGACGCCAAAATTTTTATCGAGCGCGAAATGCTAAAAACAGGCATTCCGACGCTGCGCGTTCTGTCGAGCGGCCGAAGCTGCAGCTGCTGCGGACCGGGCTTTCTGGTCAAGCTGGGCCATGCGGAGCAAAACGACCGCATGCTCACCGTCAACGGCCTCGAAGTGGCCTATGAGCCGCATGCGGTCAGCTTCGTCGATACGGTCACGCTCGACCTGCTCGTCGATGGGCGGGGCACGGGCCTCGTCATGCGCAGCGACGACCGCTGCGCGTTGTAA
- a CDS encoding GNAT family N-acetyltransferase: protein MNSQQLRIDTQIVKSICMDYLLYVPAGYEAESSKKWPLILYLHGAGGSGMQLDQIRKEGLPARLESEPDFPFVVVAPQCPIGVFWNMREDEVMAILGEVTDNLDIDRDRVYLTGFSMGAYGVWQLAAHNRERFAAIAPVSGGGDPAFARKLGGMPTWIFHGMEDQVIRPAESEKIAEAMRSEGAEVELTLYPGLAHDCWRKVYANDGLYRWFLEHTSSGRAPLEEEEPSAAMQGERRTTVRSFAAEAVGSARPAEAPAEPDSAAAPVVQHVERPSREDGPGALGLYSDGTERLRIEPVQVGDVDGLLALELGNRDFFRMFTGTREESFYTRDEQEARVRRAVDAAAADERYLFVVRERGFDEPIGLVDLTGVSRGSLQSAWLGYFLDRAHNGKGYMTEAVRYVVRHAFEVLVLHRIEAGVMPHNEPSLRVLEKAGFLREGLSRRNVQIDGRWRDHVLLAILNPKDMAEEEKEFGGGEAIHP, encoded by the coding sequence ATGAACAGCCAACAGCTCCGAATCGATACCCAAATCGTCAAAAGCATCTGTATGGACTATCTGCTCTACGTGCCTGCGGGCTATGAAGCGGAATCTTCGAAAAAATGGCCGCTGATTTTGTATTTGCACGGCGCGGGAGGAAGCGGCATGCAGCTGGATCAGATCCGCAAGGAAGGGCTGCCCGCGAGACTGGAGAGCGAACCCGATTTTCCGTTCGTCGTCGTCGCGCCCCAATGCCCGATCGGCGTGTTCTGGAATATGCGCGAAGACGAAGTGATGGCGATCCTGGGCGAAGTGACGGACAATCTCGATATCGACCGGGATCGCGTCTATCTGACCGGGTTCAGTATGGGCGCTTACGGCGTCTGGCAGCTGGCCGCCCATAACCGCGAACGTTTCGCCGCGATTGCGCCGGTATCCGGAGGCGGCGATCCCGCTTTTGCCCGCAAGCTTGGAGGGATGCCGACGTGGATCTTTCACGGTATGGAAGACCAGGTGATCCGGCCGGCGGAGTCGGAGAAGATCGCCGAAGCGATGAGAAGCGAAGGCGCCGAAGTCGAGCTCACGCTGTATCCGGGCCTGGCCCACGACTGTTGGCGAAAAGTATACGCGAACGACGGGCTGTACCGGTGGTTTTTGGAACATACGTCTTCGGGACGCGCTCCGCTTGAAGAAGAGGAACCGTCCGCAGCCATGCAAGGGGAACGGCGGACGACGGTTCGCTCGTTTGCAGCCGAAGCTGTAGGCTCTGCCCGGCCGGCCGAAGCGCCCGCAGAGCCCGATTCGGCTGCCGCGCCTGTCGTTCAGCACGTGGAGCGTCCGTCCCGGGAAGACGGTCCGGGCGCGCTCGGCTTGTATAGCGACGGCACGGAGCGTCTGCGGATCGAGCCGGTGCAGGTCGGCGACGTCGACGGCCTGCTGGCGCTCGAACTCGGCAACCGCGACTTTTTTCGGATGTTCACCGGCACGCGCGAAGAATCGTTCTATACGCGGGACGAACAGGAGGCGCGGGTCCGGCGGGCCGTCGACGCGGCGGCGGCCGACGAGCGGTATCTGTTCGTCGTGCGCGAACGCGGCTTCGACGAGCCGATCGGCCTCGTCGATTTGACCGGCGTCAGCCGGGGCAGCCTGCAAAGCGCCTGGCTCGGCTATTTTCTCGACCGGGCGCATAACGGCAAAGGCTACATGACGGAAGCGGTTCGCTACGTCGTGCGGCATGCGTTCGAAGTGCTCGTGCTGCACCGGATCGAGGCGGGCGTCATGCCCCATAACGAACCTTCGCTGCGCGTGCTGGAAAAAGCGGGCTTCCTGCGCGAAGGCTTGTCGCGCCGCAACGTGCAGATCGACGGACGCTGGCGCGATCACGTGCTGCTGGCGATCCTGAATCCGAAAGACATGGCGGAAGAGGAAAAAGAATTCGGCGGCGGGGAGGCGATCCATCCGTGA
- a CDS encoding nucleoside hydrolase translates to MNIQEEAAVKRRKVIIDTDTAGDDTIAILTALHHFDVLGVLITGGNVRFDQEVENALYTIQVAGQGGADSRIPVYKGCERPLLAPWNSPTHLTVEDVHGSDGMGGANFPPAVQRPAEGHAVDFLIETVHRHPGEMTLLAIAPLTNIAMAIQKDPTIVPKIAHLYVMGGTNNALGNITPAAEYNFYTDPEAASLVLNSGIPATMVGWEMCTDFSLMDDDDHAEIAALGTSGAAFFAAVNQVVMSFNKTVHRLNGTTHPDTLLMAVAADEGIMTRSGDYFVDVETKGEWTRGYSVVDVNGRLGRPANVRVCQGIDRPLFKALLLDVLRVIR, encoded by the coding sequence ATGAACATCCAAGAAGAAGCCGCCGTCAAGCGGCGCAAAGTGATCATCGATACGGATACGGCGGGAGACGACACGATCGCGATCCTGACCGCCCTGCATCATTTCGACGTGCTGGGCGTTCTCATTACGGGCGGCAACGTCCGGTTTGATCAGGAAGTCGAAAATGCGCTGTACACGATCCAGGTCGCCGGCCAAGGCGGGGCGGACAGCCGTATTCCGGTGTACAAAGGCTGCGAGCGGCCGCTGCTGGCCCCGTGGAATTCGCCGACGCACCTCACCGTCGAAGACGTGCACGGCAGCGACGGCATGGGCGGCGCGAACTTTCCGCCGGCCGTCCAGCGGCCCGCGGAAGGACATGCGGTCGATTTCCTGATCGAGACGGTGCACCGGCATCCGGGCGAAATGACGCTGCTCGCGATCGCGCCGCTGACCAATATCGCGATGGCGATCCAGAAAGATCCGACGATCGTCCCGAAAATCGCGCATTTGTACGTCATGGGCGGCACGAACAACGCGCTGGGCAACATTACGCCGGCGGCGGAATACAATTTCTATACCGATCCGGAAGCGGCCAGCCTCGTGCTGAACTCCGGCATTCCCGCGACGATGGTCGGCTGGGAGATGTGCACGGACTTTTCGCTCATGGACGACGACGATCATGCGGAGATCGCGGCGCTCGGCACGTCGGGCGCGGCCTTTTTCGCGGCGGTCAATCAAGTGGTCATGTCGTTCAACAAAACGGTGCATCGCCTGAACGGCACGACGCATCCCGATACGCTGCTCATGGCGGTGGCCGCCGACGAGGGAATCATGACCCGCAGCGGCGACTATTTCGTCGACGTGGAGACGAAGGGCGAATGGACGCGCGGCTACAGCGTGGTCGACGTCAACGGCCGCCTCGGACGCCCGGCGAACGTGCGCGTATGTCAAGGCATCGATCGCCCACTGTTCAAAGCGCTGCTGCTGGATGTGCTGCGCGTGATCCGTTAA
- a CDS encoding ABC transporter substrate-binding protein, translating into MDHVMRQYITIHDHLRNARPGGEEEASVTVAQLAELLHCTPRNVKFVLRKLEEAGWIVWVPGRGRGNGSKLRFLRSAEDVLELRVRSLLEQGRASDALDLIAQSGADEGLKARLWSPFNRYLGLHSEPADSQDYDVLRMIRYRKMEPLDTSSAYTAFEVYILGQIYEPLIKYDAASGKFQPRLAHRWEAGERGDRWTFHLRKGVRFHNGRLLTSADVRETLLRLRRKESAALSLLRDIEQVETSGEYTVIFRLSRPNAFFLHLVGSLYLSVVPAESGEGNLPIGSGPFRVSELSEHRLSLSAFDGYYGYRPLLDRVDVWFMPNADHDLRTYHLSEDDEVAGSRQIDSPAQGCRYLIFNFHREGPHHRADFRRAIRILYDRELLVSELGGDRLSPASGFLPRFSDPSALSSGTLEEARDLLRASGYGGEAVRLVFTDKKEEWIEANWLRRRAEQIGLRLEPCPYDPALGYPQVDEAELAIASEVLEDDWELDLLNFFLNGINYLGRMLLDEQREELLALFDGFMREDADGRADIFARAQRLLGDNNWLLYGAHTSHRAYFNRSLYGLRMGSLGFPNLSRLWVRGEDSDGEAAGKH; encoded by the coding sequence ATGGACCACGTCATGAGGCAGTACATTACGATTCACGATCATCTGCGGAACGCCCGCCCGGGCGGGGAAGAAGAAGCGTCCGTCACCGTCGCGCAGCTGGCGGAACTGCTGCACTGCACGCCGCGCAACGTGAAGTTCGTGCTGCGCAAGCTGGAAGAAGCGGGCTGGATTGTGTGGGTGCCGGGCCGCGGGCGGGGCAACGGATCGAAGCTGCGCTTTTTGCGCTCGGCGGAAGACGTGCTGGAGCTGCGCGTGCGCAGCCTGCTCGAACAAGGGCGGGCCAGCGACGCGCTCGACCTGATCGCGCAATCGGGCGCGGACGAAGGGCTGAAGGCGCGGCTGTGGTCGCCGTTCAATCGCTATCTCGGGCTGCACAGCGAGCCGGCGGACAGCCAGGATTACGACGTGCTGCGCATGATCCGCTACCGCAAAATGGAACCGCTCGACACGTCTTCCGCGTATACGGCGTTCGAAGTGTATATCCTCGGCCAAATTTACGAGCCGCTGATCAAATACGATGCGGCTTCGGGCAAATTCCAGCCGCGGCTTGCGCATCGCTGGGAAGCCGGCGAGCGCGGAGACCGCTGGACGTTCCATCTGCGCAAAGGCGTCCGCTTTCATAACGGCCGCCTGCTGACGTCCGCCGACGTGCGCGAGACGCTGCTGCGGCTGCGCCGCAAAGAGTCGGCGGCGCTGAGCCTGCTGCGCGACATCGAGCAGGTGGAGACGAGCGGCGAATATACGGTCATCTTCCGCTTGTCGCGTCCCAACGCTTTTTTCCTGCATCTGGTCGGCAGTCTGTACCTGTCCGTCGTGCCGGCGGAATCCGGCGAAGGGAATCTTCCGATCGGCAGCGGACCGTTTCGCGTATCCGAGCTGAGCGAACACCGGCTGTCGCTCAGCGCTTTCGACGGCTATTACGGGTATCGGCCGCTGCTGGACCGGGTCGACGTCTGGTTCATGCCGAACGCCGATCATGATCTGCGCACGTATCATCTGTCCGAAGACGACGAAGTGGCAGGCAGCCGGCAGATCGATTCGCCTGCGCAGGGCTGCCGATACCTGATCTTTAATTTTCACAGGGAAGGGCCGCATCATCGGGCGGATTTTCGCCGGGCGATACGCATTCTGTACGACCGGGAACTGCTGGTCAGCGAATTGGGCGGGGACCGCCTGTCGCCGGCTTCGGGCTTCCTGCCCCGGTTCAGCGATCCGTCCGCCCTTTCTTCGGGGACACTGGAAGAAGCCCGGGATCTTCTGCGCGCAAGCGGCTACGGCGGAGAAGCGGTCCGGCTCGTTTTTACCGACAAGAAGGAAGAATGGATCGAAGCGAACTGGCTGCGCCGCCGCGCGGAGCAGATCGGCCTGCGCCTCGAACCGTGTCCGTACGATCCCGCGCTCGGGTATCCGCAGGTGGACGAAGCGGAGCTTGCGATCGCCTCGGAAGTGCTCGAAGACGATTGGGAGCTCGACCTGCTGAACTTTTTTCTGAACGGGATCAATTATTTGGGGCGGATGCTGCTTGACGAACAGCGGGAAGAACTGCTGGCGCTGTTCGACGGGTTCATGAGGGAAGACGCTGACGGACGGGCCGATATTTTCGCGCGGGCGCAGCGCCTGCTGGGCGACAACAACTGGCTGCTGTACGGCGCGCATACGAGCCACCGCGCCTATTTCAACCGCAGTCTGTACGGCCTGCGTATGGGTTCGCTCGGGTTTCCGAACCTGTCCCGGCTCTGGGTACGGGGCGAGGACAGCGACGGTGAAGCGGCGGGCAAGCATTGA